Proteins encoded in a region of the Kwoniella shivajii chromosome 3, complete sequence genome:
- a CDS encoding 60S ribosomal protein L37, whose product MSKGTPSFGKRHSKSHTLCRRCGQRSFHKQKHTCAQCGYPAAKLRSFNWGLKAKRRKTTGTGRHAHLKDVNRRFKNGFREGGAAPKKVKSTSE is encoded by the exons ATG TCTAAA GGTACACCTTCCTT CGGTAAACGACACTCCAAATCCCACACTCTTTGTCGAAGATGTGGTCAACGATCTTTCCATAAACAAAAGCACA CTTGTGCTCAATGTGGTTACCCCGCCGCTAAACTTAGATCTTTCAACTGGGGTTTAAAGGCtaagagaagaaagactAC CGGTACCGGTCGACACGCTCACCTCAAGGACGTCAACCGAAGATTCAAGAACGGTTTCCGAGAGGGTGGTGCTGCCCCCAAGAAGGTCAAGTCCACCTCAGAGTAA